From the Silurus meridionalis isolate SWU-2019-XX chromosome 5, ASM1480568v1, whole genome shotgun sequence genome, one window contains:
- the hic1l gene encoding hypermethylated in cancer 1 like isoform X2 — protein sequence MELSNYATQMLLQLNQQRSKGFLCDVVVMVDNALFRAHKSVLAAASSYFKSLVLHDNLIHLDAELVEPAVFQKILDFIYTGKLCEESLGTEHVQNLSAFLTVANYLQLHDLANMCTSKLESSNTSCKGSKRIQNLPFSDSSKHLIKREAEDTSSDIEVYANMVPPKKRHNGENKFSSGGKQSFGLDLTKKSASLRAVHNSISSVQEYTQSSVSKTTANAPRSGMERKGSLEKTKSLGVFDGTQEWKRTPSRGRSRRKGINGYMPVIKGGSHVNQNHVGENSQEQPHNEGSNGASPNFVYRQESYLEHTQEDNSYVCIPCGKGFPSSESLNTHVESHTDADVNHDQVKEEGDEDPPTIGPHEDLEVMEKSPAKPYKELDTLRPFPCNICGKMFTQRGTMTRHMRSHLGLKPFACGECGMRFTRQYRLTEHMRVHSGEKPYECHVCGGKFTQQRNLISHMRMHTSPT from the coding sequence ATGGAGCTCTCGAATTATGCCACCCAAATGCTGCTGCAGCTCAACCAGCAACGCTCCAAGGGCTTCTTATGCGACGTTGTTGTTATGGTGGATAACGCATTGTTTCGAGCTCATAAAAGTGTCCTCGCCGCTGCCAGCAGCTATTTCAAGTCCCTCGTGCTGCACGATAACCTCATCCACCTCGATGCCGAGCTGGTGGAGCCGGCCGTGTTCCAGAAAATCTTGGACTTCATTTACACCGGCAAGTTGTGCGAGGAGAGTCTGGGAACAGAGCATGTGCAGAATCTGAGCGCCTTTCTCACTGTCGCCaactacctccagctccatgacCTGGCAAATATGTGTACCAGCAAACTGGAGTCTAGCAACACGTCTTGCAAGGGCTCTAAACGCATTCAGAATCTGCCCTTTTCAGATTCATCGAAACACTTGATCAAGCGGGAGGCAGAAGACACTTCGTCTGACATCGAGGTATATGCAAACATGGTTCCTCCTAAGAAAAGACACAATGGCGAGAACAAATTCAGCTCGGGCGGCAAGCAAAGCTTTGGTCTGGATTTGACCAAGAAGAGCGCCTCTCTCCGTGCTGTACATAATAGCATCAGCAGTGTGCAAGAATACACTCAGTCCTCTGTTTCCAAGACAACTGCTAATGCTCCCCGGTCAGGTATGGAGAGAAAGGGCTCCCTGGAGAAGACCAAAAGCCTGGGTGTTTTTGATGGAACTCAAGAATGGAAAAGGACACCTTCTAGAGGACGCTCCAGGAGAAAAGGCATCAACGGTTATATGCCTGTGATCAAAGGTGGAAGTCATGTGAACCAAAACCATGTTGGAGAAAATTCCCAAGAGCAGCCGCACAATGAAGGATCCAACGGTGCCAGTCCAAACTTTGTCTACAGGCAGGAGTCCTACCTTGAACATACACAGGAGGACAACAGTTATGTCTGTATCCCTTGTGGAAAAGGATTCCCGTCTTCAGAAAGCCTAAATACCCATGTTGAATCTCACACAGATGCAGACGTGAATCATGACCAAGTAAAAGAGGAAGGGGATGAAGATCCTCCTACTATTGGTCCGCACGAAGACCTAGAGGTCATGGAAAAAAGCCCAGCAAAGCCGTACAAAGAGCTGGACACGCTGCGACCGTTCCCTTGCAACATCTGCGGCAAAATGTTCACGCAGCGCGGCACCATGACGCGTCACATGCGCAGTCATCTTGGCCTGAAGCCTTTTGCCTGCGGGGAGTGCGGCATGCGCTTCACGCGGCAGTACCGCCTGACCGAGCACATGCGTGTCCACTCGGGAGAGAAGCCCTACGAGTGTCACGTCTGCGGGGGCAAGTTTACACAACAAAGAAACCTCATCAGCCACATGCGCATGCATACCTCACCAACTTAG
- the hic1l gene encoding hypermethylated in cancer 1 like isoform X1: MKGSEFGRKDGQLLCVPLGVGERPLLQQPPTFTSLASHLNEKHQGQEMELSNYATQMLLQLNQQRSKGFLCDVVVMVDNALFRAHKSVLAAASSYFKSLVLHDNLIHLDAELVEPAVFQKILDFIYTGKLCEESLGTEHVQNLSAFLTVANYLQLHDLANMCTSKLESSNTSCKGSKRIQNLPFSDSSKHLIKREAEDTSSDIEVYANMVPPKKRHNGENKFSSGGKQSFGLDLTKKSASLRAVHNSISSVQEYTQSSVSKTTANAPRSGMERKGSLEKTKSLGVFDGTQEWKRTPSRGRSRRKGINGYMPVIKGGSHVNQNHVGENSQEQPHNEGSNGASPNFVYRQESYLEHTQEDNSYVCIPCGKGFPSSESLNTHVESHTDADVNHDQVKEEGDEDPPTIGPHEDLEVMEKSPAKPYKELDTLRPFPCNICGKMFTQRGTMTRHMRSHLGLKPFACGECGMRFTRQYRLTEHMRVHSGEKPYECHVCGGKFTQQRNLISHMRMHTSPT, encoded by the exons ATGAAGGGAAGTGAGTTTGGCCGTAAGGACGGGCAGCTTTTATGCGTTCCGCTCGGTGTAGGCGAGCGACCCCTCCTGCAGCAGCCACCTACGTTCACCAGCCTGGCAAG TCACCTCAATGAAAAACATCAAGGGCAGGAGATGGAGCTCTCGAATTATGCCACCCAAATGCTGCTGCAGCTCAACCAGCAACGCTCCAAGGGCTTCTTATGCGACGTTGTTGTTATGGTGGATAACGCATTGTTTCGAGCTCATAAAAGTGTCCTCGCCGCTGCCAGCAGCTATTTCAAGTCCCTCGTGCTGCACGATAACCTCATCCACCTCGATGCCGAGCTGGTGGAGCCGGCCGTGTTCCAGAAAATCTTGGACTTCATTTACACCGGCAAGTTGTGCGAGGAGAGTCTGGGAACAGAGCATGTGCAGAATCTGAGCGCCTTTCTCACTGTCGCCaactacctccagctccatgacCTGGCAAATATGTGTACCAGCAAACTGGAGTCTAGCAACACGTCTTGCAAGGGCTCTAAACGCATTCAGAATCTGCCCTTTTCAGATTCATCGAAACACTTGATCAAGCGGGAGGCAGAAGACACTTCGTCTGACATCGAGGTATATGCAAACATGGTTCCTCCTAAGAAAAGACACAATGGCGAGAACAAATTCAGCTCGGGCGGCAAGCAAAGCTTTGGTCTGGATTTGACCAAGAAGAGCGCCTCTCTCCGTGCTGTACATAATAGCATCAGCAGTGTGCAAGAATACACTCAGTCCTCTGTTTCCAAGACAACTGCTAATGCTCCCCGGTCAGGTATGGAGAGAAAGGGCTCCCTGGAGAAGACCAAAAGCCTGGGTGTTTTTGATGGAACTCAAGAATGGAAAAGGACACCTTCTAGAGGACGCTCCAGGAGAAAAGGCATCAACGGTTATATGCCTGTGATCAAAGGTGGAAGTCATGTGAACCAAAACCATGTTGGAGAAAATTCCCAAGAGCAGCCGCACAATGAAGGATCCAACGGTGCCAGTCCAAACTTTGTCTACAGGCAGGAGTCCTACCTTGAACATACACAGGAGGACAACAGTTATGTCTGTATCCCTTGTGGAAAAGGATTCCCGTCTTCAGAAAGCCTAAATACCCATGTTGAATCTCACACAGATGCAGACGTGAATCATGACCAAGTAAAAGAGGAAGGGGATGAAGATCCTCCTACTATTGGTCCGCACGAAGACCTAGAGGTCATGGAAAAAAGCCCAGCAAAGCCGTACAAAGAGCTGGACACGCTGCGACCGTTCCCTTGCAACATCTGCGGCAAAATGTTCACGCAGCGCGGCACCATGACGCGTCACATGCGCAGTCATCTTGGCCTGAAGCCTTTTGCCTGCGGGGAGTGCGGCATGCGCTTCACGCGGCAGTACCGCCTGACCGAGCACATGCGTGTCCACTCGGGAGAGAAGCCCTACGAGTGTCACGTCTGCGGGGGCAAGTTTACACAACAAAGAAACCTCATCAGCCACATGCGCATGCATACCTCACCAACTTAG